Part of the Zingiber officinale cultivar Zhangliang chromosome 8A, Zo_v1.1, whole genome shotgun sequence genome, AGTAGACCTGTACGTGGCTCCATCATATATCGTAATCGATTCTGTGAGCGAAAGTGAACTAGCAGAATGACAAAATGAATATTAAATATGCGATTTAGGTATTTTTAAAGTTGTCTGATCAGTAATATTTACCGTCTTTTCTTTAATTCTGGACCGAGTCAATCCGTGAACCGGATTTAAAATCACTGGAACTCACTCGAAATGTCTGTTCCAGTTTTCTAACACGTGGAGCGTTCCGGTTGTTCACTTTCCGCAGCCACAAGCTTTGGCTCGAAGGTTCTCCTTCCCTCCTGTCCACCACTTCCCGTCAAGGTCTTCTACGTGATCTCGTCCGTTCCAATCGGATAACGGACGGCGGGCGATGAAACCGTTTGAATTCCCGCTGGGTCCCGCACCCTAACCGCCGCACCACCCAGTAGACTAATACTGTCCGCTGGTCCTGACCGTACATCGATTGAATCGTCGATCTTAAAGCGAAGTCTCGCTCGCAGTCGTCGTGAATCTTCGTTCAGTTTCCGGtttctacaaataaaatattctcCATCGAGAACGTACCATTGGCTGAATACCGACACGTGGCTGTAAACCACCGGTGATACTCGTCGGTTCTTTCCGTTTTCGATCGCCTCGCGGCGCCTATTTAACTAACTCAAGCCCCTTCCTCCAGACTCATCGCAGGGCGATTTGAATCGTAGCAGCTGCTTCATAGGTATCTTCTTCTCGTCGGAGGTGCGATCGATGGCGGGGGAGATAGTCGATAAGACGGCGCTTCTCGGGAAGGTGAAGCAGGCTCCGCCGAGGGCAGCGTTCGTGACGTTCTTAGCGGGGAACGGCGACTACGTAAACGGGGTGGTGGGACTGGCGAAGGGTTTGAGGAAGGTACGATCCGCCTATCCGTTGGTGGTGGCGGTGCTCCCCGATGTGCCGGAGAGCCACCGCCGACTCCTTGTCTCGCAGGGCTGCATCGTCCGCGAGATCGAGCCCGTTTACCCACCGGAGAACCAGATCCAGTTCGCCATGGCCTATTATGTCATCAACTACTCCAAACTCCGGATCTGGGAGGTAATCGATTAACTCATCCCTAAATCGGTGGTGCTACTCCTCTGTTTCCTTAATTTGGGGATCTTCAATCTGATTGTTAATGGCGTGGGGCAGTTTGTGGAGTACAAGAAGATAGTCTACCTAGACGCGGACATCCAGGTGTACGAGAACATCGATCGCCTCTTCGATCTGCCGGACGGCCACTTCTATGCCGTGATGGACTGCTTCTGCGAGAAGACTTGGAGCCACACGCCGCAGTACAAAATCGGCTACTGCCAGCAGTGCCCCGACAAGGTGTCGTGGCCCGCCGCCGCCGATCTCGGCCCGCCCCCTTCCCTCTATTTCAACGCCGGTATGTTCGTCCACGAGCCCAACATAGCCACCTACGAGTCTCTTCTCGCCACCCTCGAGATCACGCCTCCTACCCCCTTTGCGGAGCAGGTTTGATGTTTGATTGATATCCTAAACGAAATGTCTCGTGATTTTAATCGACGGAATTGGGGAAAGTAATTGCGTTGTCGTTGTTGTTGTCCCAGGATTTCCTGAACATGTTCTTCAAGGACATCTACAAGCCGATTCCTTTGATCTACAACCTGGTGTTGGCCATGCTCTGGAGGCATCCGGAGAAGGTGGAATTGGAAAAGGTCCAAGTCGTTCACTACTGCGCTGCGGTGAGATAGAAACTACTCGATCGACTACTCACTTCTAATTGACTTCTGTTAATAAACCATCGGTCGAACTGATTTATTTTTGGTGGAACGGTTGCAAGGGATCGAAGCCGTGGAGGTACACGGGGAAGGAAGCGAACATGGACCGGGAGGACATCAAGATGCTGGTTCAAAAATGGTGGGAGATATACAACGACAAGAGCCTGGACTACAAATCGCCGGCCTTGATAATAACCGCGCCAACGGCGGCGGAGCAGCCGCTGCGAGCTGCGCTCTCCAAGGCCGGGGCGGCGGCCAAGTATGTGGCGGCGCCGTCGGCAGCTTGACGTGTGCTTACTATGACGATTCTATCTTTTGTATCCTTTGTTAATCCTCTCTTATTTCGCACACGGGGATGTAGCTACGGTGTTCTGCTATGTATTACTGCTAAAAGAaatacagttgcttaatttaggCTTGCAACCCAGGATAATGATGCCGTTAGACTAAAACATGAGTAGGGGTGATCATGGATCGAGTTAATTTAATTattagaataaaaaattattcGGTTCTACTAAATTACATAATGTAATATCATGATTCTACATCCGGTCTTATATCCGGCGATTATTATGTATTAAATATCTGACGGGTATttgaccctatatccaatgaaatataaaatataaatataaaataataaataataaaatattttaaaatgataatagacattattcattacagttgtagtagctaatcgtcaatagctgctacaatgtgtaacaacttatcggcagtagctactacaacgtgtagcagtttatCTGCAGTAGGTACTATAACGTGTAACAACTTATcggcagtagttgctacaagtaggggtgatcatGGATCGGGTTGGTttggttattgggataaaaaactatctgGCCATACTAGATCGGATAATGTAATATCAtgaccctacatccggccctatatccggcgaATTTTGTTTTTTCGATTCGATTTAGGTCGGTATAAGTAAGTTAATCGATTTAACaggttgactgctcacccctaaaCATGAGTATTAAATAACCATCCTTTTCCTTGTTTATCATTTTGTGTAATTCAATTAAATTTGAgacaaaacttaattattttaaatcttatcattGAAAAGGGACTTATCAAGATAAAATATGCATGTTGTGTTACTTATCATagtaagattagatctaaatgaaACTAATAAGATGATTgtgatattatatttttaaagtgTAATAGTT contains:
- the LOC122010156 gene encoding galactinol synthase 1-like, with protein sequence MAGEIVDKTALLGKVKQAPPRAAFVTFLAGNGDYVNGVVGLAKGLRKVRSAYPLVVAVLPDVPESHRRLLVSQGCIVREIEPVYPPENQIQFAMAYYVINYSKLRIWEFVEYKKIVYLDADIQVYENIDRLFDLPDGHFYAVMDCFCEKTWSHTPQYKIGYCQQCPDKVSWPAAADLGPPPSLYFNAGMFVHEPNIATYESLLATLEITPPTPFAEQDFLNMFFKDIYKPIPLIYNLVLAMLWRHPEKVELEKVQVVHYCAAGSKPWRYTGKEANMDREDIKMLVQKWWEIYNDKSLDYKSPALIITAPTAAEQPLRAALSKAGAAAKYVAAPSAA